In Patescibacteria group bacterium, the DNA window TAACAGGACTAGATGTAGGATCCAACATGGTACGTGTGGTTGTTGGGCAAAAACATGAAAAAGACAGCAAAGTCCATATTCTGGGTATTGCTGAAGCACCATCCGAAGGAATCAGTAAGGGTGTTATTAATAGTATAGAGGATGCTGTCTCCAGTATTTCATCCTGTTTAGAGCAGGCGGAAAGAATGACCGGTATCCCGATCGAACATTCTTATGTAGCAATCAGCGGTTCACACATTATTTCTCAGGACAGCCACGGCATAGTCGCTGTGGCAAAAGCCGACGGCGAAATAAGAGAAGAAGACGTGGAAAGAGCGATTGAAGCAGCACAAACGGTAGCTACTCCGCCGAACTACGAAATTTTACATGTCATACCGAGGAGTTTTACAGTAGACAATCAAAAAGGGATTAAGGATCCGACCGGAATGACCGGAATCCGTTTAGAAGTTGATGCGGAAATAATTCTCGGTCAGTCATCTCAAATAAAAAATCTCACAAAATGTATTTACCGGACCAGCGTTGATATAGACGATTTGGTTTTGGGAGTTTTAGCTTCTGCCGAATCAATCCTGACAAAAAGGCAGAAGGACTTGGGTGTCGCGGTATTAAATATCGGCGGCGCGACGACCAGTTTGCTGGTAATGGAAGAGGGTGATGTCATACATACGGCTGTTTTGCCGATCGGCTCCGGACATATTACAAATGACATTGCGATAGGACTTAGAACTTCGATTGATGTTGCGGAAAAAGTTAAAATTGAATACGGATCCTCTCTACCCAATGAAATAAACAAACGGGAAGAGATTGATTTGAGCGAATTCTCACCGCAGGAAAGTGAAAGGGTTTCACAAAAACACGTTGCTGAAATAATCGAAGCGAGACTGGAAGAGATATTTGATATGGTTGAAAAAGAACTGAAAAATATCGGCAGAAGCGGATTGCTTCCGGCGGGGATTGTTTTGACCGGTGGCGGTGCAAAACTGCCCGGGATTGTAGAAACAGCGAAAGCCACGTTTAAACTGCCATGCCATGTTGGTTATCCGCTGGAAGTTGTCACGGCAATCGATAAAATAAATGATCCGACATTCACTACGGCGATCGGCCTGGTTTTATGGGGGTCTGAATTAACAACAAAATCGACCCGCGCTTTTAAAGGCGGCTTCTCTTCGGTAAAAGACGTAACTGGAAAAATGAATAAGTGGTTCAAATCACTGATGCCTTAGGAAAAATTGTAGTGTTCAAATTATGTGTTCACGTGTGTATAAAAGGCTTGCATTTTTCTTTGCAACCTTTTATTATTAAGAAGTAAAAATTACATAATTATTTTATGAAAAAAGGTATGGAAATCAAGCCTGATATCGAAACTTTTGCCAAGATAAAAGTGCTGGGTGTTGGTGGAAGCGGCGGTTCCGCGATCAACAGAATGATAACCTCAAAGATAAAGGGTATTGATTTCGTTGCGATAAATACTGACGCGCAGGCCCTGCATCATTCACAGGCCTCGCAAAAGATTCATATCGGCAAGGGCACAACTCGGGGCTTGGGTGCTGGCATGGATCCGGAACTGGGACAGAAAGCCGCGGAAGAAAACCGCGAAGAACTGAAAGAAACTCTGAAAGGCGCTGATATGGTATTCATAACCTGCGGTTTGGGCGGAGGTACCGGTACCGGTGCTGCTCCGGTGATTGCTGATATTGCCAAAGAGCTCGGTGCTCTGACTGTAGCTGTGGTAACAAAGCCATTTGATTTTGAAGGCGCACAACGCAAATCAATTGCTGATTCTGGTTTTAGAGATTTAAGTGACAGGGTTGATGCCATCATAACAATTCCCAATGACAGGATTCTTCAGATAGTTGATAAAAAGACATCTCTCTTGGATGCGTTCGGGATTGTGGATGATGTTTTAAGACAGGGTGTTCAGGGAATCTCAGATTTGATTACCGTACCCGGTTTGATCAATGTGGACTTTGCTGACGTAAAAGCGATCATGGAGAACACCGGTTCCGCATTAATGGGAATCGGCAGTGCCAGTGGTGAAAACAGAGCCGTGGAAGCCGCGAAGGCAGCTATTGATAGTCCGCTACTTGAACTCGATATTGAAGGTGCCAAAGGCGTCTTGTTTACAATTACCGGCAGTGCAAACTTAGGTATGTATGAGGTTAATGAAGCAGCGAAGATTATTACAGAGTCCGCCGATCCAAATGCAAAAGTTATCTTTGGTTCTGTTGTCGATGAAACGCTTGATGATGAAGTGAAGGTTACCGTGATTGCTACCGGTTTTGGTGAAGGTTCGAAGCCGAAGGCATTCAAACACAAAACATCCAATACACAGGAAATCAACTATTTTGGCAGAACTGAAGATTCGGTCTCACAAGCTCCCGCACCAGCAGCGCCTGTGGTATCTCCTTCGTCCATGAGAGGCGATTTAAACGACGATAAAAAATCTAAACAGATCAAAAAGGAAGAAGAGGATCTGGAAATTCCTGCGTTTATCCGCAAGAAGATGATGTAATATTTATAGTGTAATTTGCGTACTATATAACAGAGGCTAAAAATGCCTCTGTTATGCTATTTGATTATTCGTAGAATCAACGTATAATAAAGAAAAGAATGCAGTTATCATTAATTGGTTTTTATGATAAATGAAGAAAAAAAACGTTTTTTTAGATTATTCCTTAGCCTGTTTTTGACAATATTTTTGACATATCAAATTTTAGGAATTGTTGATAACCAATTTGATATGGTTAATCGCTATAGTGGTTTGTTGTATACATTTACTTCAATATGTATATTGGTTATTTCTTTTTTGTTTTTATATATTTTATTTTCATTTGTTTTAAGAATAGAAGGTTCAAAAAAAGAACTATTCAGTAAAAAGACAATTAATACTTCAAATGCGGCCATCACATTATTGTTTATAGTTCTAACTGGCTTAATATTTATGGTATTGATTATCGGATCTAATTTATTTTTGAGTGGAGAAGCAGCAATATTTATAATGTTCTTTTTAATAATTCCATTTATAGCTATATCTTTATTAGCAGCAGGATTTATAATAAAATTAATATTTGGTAAAAAAAATGAACAAGGAAAGATCACAAAACAACAATAGAAACACAATAATTATTGCCGTAGTATTAAGTTTTTTTGTCGGCGGTTCTTCTGGAATATTGTTTGGGATGCTGGGTGGCAGTATTGTAAGAAATAACGACTCGCTTTCAAATTTA includes these proteins:
- the ftsA gene encoding cell division protein FtsA, which encodes MAQEEIITGLDVGSNMVRVVVGQKHEKDSKVHILGIAEAPSEGISKGVINSIEDAVSSISSCLEQAERMTGIPIEHSYVAISGSHIISQDSHGIVAVAKADGEIREEDVERAIEAAQTVATPPNYEILHVIPRSFTVDNQKGIKDPTGMTGIRLEVDAEIILGQSSQIKNLTKCIYRTSVDIDDLVLGVLASAESILTKRQKDLGVAVLNIGGATTSLLVMEEGDVIHTAVLPIGSGHITNDIAIGLRTSIDVAEKVKIEYGSSLPNEINKREEIDLSEFSPQESERVSQKHVAEIIEARLEEIFDMVEKELKNIGRSGLLPAGIVLTGGGAKLPGIVETAKATFKLPCHVGYPLEVVTAIDKINDPTFTTAIGLVLWGSELTTKSTRAFKGGFSSVKDVTGKMNKWFKSLMP
- the ftsZ gene encoding cell division protein FtsZ, encoding MKKGMEIKPDIETFAKIKVLGVGGSGGSAINRMITSKIKGIDFVAINTDAQALHHSQASQKIHIGKGTTRGLGAGMDPELGQKAAEENREELKETLKGADMVFITCGLGGGTGTGAAPVIADIAKELGALTVAVVTKPFDFEGAQRKSIADSGFRDLSDRVDAIITIPNDRILQIVDKKTSLLDAFGIVDDVLRQGVQGISDLITVPGLINVDFADVKAIMENTGSALMGIGSASGENRAVEAAKAAIDSPLLELDIEGAKGVLFTITGSANLGMYEVNEAAKIITESADPNAKVIFGSVVDETLDDEVKVTVIATGFGEGSKPKAFKHKTSNTQEINYFGRTEDSVSQAPAPAAPVVSPSSMRGDLNDDKKSKQIKKEEEDLEIPAFIRKKMM